The DNA sequence GGGCGGCGCTGGTCCCGGATACCCGCTCCGGCCGCGGAAACGCACCCGGACCGCGGGTTGTTTGGCCGCGAACGCGCACCGGGTAACTCAAAGCCATGACGACCCATGAGCGGCAACGCGCGCCCGACCTGCCGACGCACGGGCTGCCCGAGCCCCGGGTCTCCGCCGACCGCCTGCCCAGCCGCACCCGGTGGCGGACCCCCGACGCGATCGTCGTGGAAGTCACGGGCGAGATCGACGGCTGCACCGCGGAAAGCCTGGGAGCGGCCCTCGACGAGCACCTCCGCGCCCGTCCCCGCGTGCTGCGGATCGACCTCGGCGAAGTGTGCTTCCTCGGCGCCGCCGGCCTCCTGGCCCTGGTGCGCGCGAACGAGCGAGCCGCCGTCGCGGGCGTCCACCTCGTGCTCGACCCCGGGCGCTCGCGCGCCGCGGCGCGTGCC is a window from the Amycolatopsis sp. cg9 genome containing:
- a CDS encoding STAS domain-containing protein, which encodes MTTHERQRAPDLPTHGLPEPRVSADRLPSRTRWRTPDAIVVEVTGEIDGCTAESLGAALDEHLRARPRVLRIDLGEVCFLGAAGLLALVRANERAAVAGVHLVLDPGRSRAAARALALLDRLPV